Proteins encoded together in one Cyanobium sp. WAJ14-Wanaka window:
- a CDS encoding phosphotransacetylase family protein, giving the protein MAPTLLVGSCEPYSGKSAVVLGLARQLRQQGVEVRFGKPLAAANGGGLLDPDVSFLGTTLGLGEGQLIASLHELGPITAHQRLIAANLEAGAGFAALRQQLQAAPSGLTLLEAGGSLHEGLLFGLGLAQLAEGLDAPVLLVHPWTDSSSVEALLAAQAQLGSRLAGVVLNGVDPDGVAALLQEVVPAMGRLGLSVLGVMPRSPLLRSVTVEELARRLQAEVLCCSDRLDLLVETLSIGAMNVNSAMEFFRRRRNMAVVTGADRTDIQLAALEASTQCLILTGAGDPLPQLLNRAEELEVPLLKVDHDTLTTVEVIEQAFGHVRLNEAVKATYAFRLVEEHCDFSPLFGQLGLGAKAA; this is encoded by the coding sequence ATGGCGCCCACCTTGCTGGTTGGATCCTGTGAGCCCTACAGCGGCAAGTCGGCGGTGGTGCTGGGGCTGGCCCGCCAGCTGCGGCAGCAGGGGGTGGAGGTTAGGTTTGGCAAGCCCCTGGCTGCGGCCAACGGTGGCGGCCTGCTGGATCCCGATGTGAGCTTTCTGGGCACCACCCTCGGGCTGGGCGAGGGCCAACTGATCGCCTCCCTGCACGAATTGGGACCCATTACCGCCCACCAGCGCCTGATCGCGGCAAACCTGGAAGCGGGGGCGGGCTTTGCGGCCCTGCGTCAGCAGCTTCAAGCTGCCCCTTCCGGTTTGACCCTGCTCGAGGCGGGGGGGAGTTTGCACGAGGGCCTGTTGTTTGGCCTGGGTTTGGCCCAGTTGGCAGAAGGGCTCGATGCTCCGGTGTTGCTGGTGCATCCCTGGACTGACAGCTCCAGCGTCGAGGCGCTTCTGGCCGCCCAGGCCCAGCTGGGCAGCCGCCTGGCGGGGGTTGTGCTCAACGGGGTGGATCCCGATGGGGTGGCGGCCCTGCTCCAGGAGGTGGTGCCGGCCATGGGGCGGTTGGGCTTGTCCGTGCTGGGCGTGATGCCCCGCAGCCCCCTGCTGCGCAGCGTCACGGTGGAGGAGTTGGCCCGGCGCCTGCAGGCGGAGGTGCTCTGTTGCAGTGATCGCTTGGATCTGCTGGTGGAAACCCTGTCGATTGGGGCGATGAATGTGAATTCGGCCATGGAATTTTTCCGCCGCCGCCGCAACATGGCCGTGGTTACCGGTGCCGATCGCACGGATATTCAATTGGCGGCCCTCGAGGCCTCCACCCAGTGCCTGATCCTCACCGGTGCTGGTGATCCCTTGCCCCAGTTACTGAATCGGGCAGAGGAGCTAGAGGTGCCCCTGCTCAAGGTCGACCACGACACCCTCACAACCGTGGAGGTGATCGAGCAGGCCTTTGGCCATGTGCGGCTCAATGAGGCTGTCAAGGCCACCTATGCCTTCCGCCTAGTGGAGGAGCACTGTGATTTCTCGCCCCTGTTTGGCCAGCTGGGGCTGGGCGCAAAAGCTGCCTGA
- a CDS encoding SDR family NAD(P)-dependent oxidoreductase, with translation MSQSGSAPTVAITGASGALGQALLRAWHRRGAQLVALTSSDKPLEICDQKGVAIPLRQVSWQVGKEEQLAPLLAAVDVLVLNHGINSHQDRSQAATARCLEVNALSSWRLAELMATTAKKPGKEIWINTSEAEIQPAASPLYEISKRLLGHLISLRALDWQSGAQPLRIRRLVLGPFRSNLNPIGVMGADFVANQILNQANWGCNLIIVTPNPLTYLLMPIATMGRWLYNSVFTKSSF, from the coding sequence TTGTCGCAATCTGGTTCAGCCCCAACCGTGGCGATTACGGGTGCCAGCGGTGCCCTCGGCCAGGCCCTACTGCGGGCCTGGCATCGCCGGGGCGCCCAGCTTGTTGCCCTAACTAGCAGTGACAAGCCCCTGGAGATTTGCGATCAAAAGGGGGTGGCCATTCCCCTTAGGCAGGTGAGCTGGCAGGTGGGCAAGGAGGAGCAGCTGGCTCCCCTGCTGGCAGCGGTCGATGTGCTCGTTTTGAACCACGGAATAAATAGCCATCAAGATCGCAGCCAGGCAGCCACCGCCAGGTGCTTGGAGGTAAACGCTTTGAGCAGCTGGCGCCTGGCCGAACTAATGGCGACCACGGCCAAAAAACCTGGCAAGGAGATTTGGATCAACACCTCAGAGGCGGAAATCCAGCCGGCCGCCAGTCCGCTCTACGAAATTAGCAAGCGCCTTTTGGGTCACCTGATCAGCCTGAGGGCCCTCGATTGGCAGTCAGGCGCCCAACCACTGCGCATCCGCCGGCTGGTCTTGGGTCCATTTCGATCCAACCTGAACCCAATTGGGGTGATGGGGGCAGATTTCGTCGCCAATCAGATACTCAACCAGGCGAATTGGGGCTGCAACCTAATAATTGTGACCCCCAACCCCCTCACCTATCTGTTGATGCCAATCGCCACCATGGGCCGCTGGCTTTACAACTCCGTATTCACAAAATCAAGTTTTTAA